A part of Miscanthus floridulus cultivar M001 chromosome 6, ASM1932011v1, whole genome shotgun sequence genomic DNA contains:
- the LOC136461689 gene encoding protein NETWORKED 4B-like, with product MKRMHRMQTRKSHSWWWDSHISPKNSKWLAENLEEMDKQVKEMLKLIEDEGDSFAKKAEMYFQRRPLLVNHVENFYRMYRALAERYDNVTGELRKGLALQSQGSGISETDSETQSISPSPEPNMEQNTAKPKRKTRAVGFDVFLGSGGSSDISKKGSDGSPSSSSSDSDSEVDEASEENGNGISYIMDGRITELEDELQEARQQIEALEVKNMHCQCEKLEESLKQVSNEKEDLVAAILASKNEIEDLKRDMASTAKHFEAQLVHRGHEIEKCKQEVEQVSEKYFHEKSALESEIERLQEVVKNFERNLTEVTGEKLQLEAQVKELEQVSNNLDDSSAEIIKLQEIIKDLQARLENDSNDKGVLDERAMELEQVRRQLEDSRAEARELQTTIKNLKDDLEKALQEKAELQNRMKDVEQATSDLNSLVASLEGKLTATEAQLEQLHVEKAEASLESEKHLSDLIQAIAHLKTEIEQLSSEKAAVENKVSVLLIDVTTRDEKLKEMDNHLHQLHLEHVKLIEEADIARKDASGLRSRVCELEDEIEKQKLIISDSAEGKREAIRQLCFSLDHYRHGYQQLRQLLQDYKRPVVMAT from the exons ATGAAGCGCATGCATAGAATGCAAACGAGAAAGTCCCATTCATGGTGGTGGGACAGCCATATTAGCCCAAAGAACTCCAAATGGCTAGCTGAGAATTTGGAAG AGATGGATAAGCAAGTTAAAGAGATGCTGAAGCTCATAGAGGATGAAGGTGATTCTTTTGCAAAGAAGGCTGAGATGTATTTCCAAAGAAGGCCTCTGCTTGTAAATCATGTTGAGAATTTCTATCGCATGTACCGTGCTCTTGCTGAGCGTTATGACAACGTGACTGGGGAATTGCGCAAGGGTCTTGCACTGCAGTCTCAAGGCTCTGGTATATCCGAAACTGATTCCGAGACACAATCAATTTCACCATCTCCAGAGCCTAACATGGAACAGAACACAGCAAAACCGAAGCGCAAAACAAGAGCAGTTGGCTTCGATGTGTTCCTTGGTTCTGGTGGAAGCTCAGACATTTCCAAGAAGGGGAGTGATGGATcaccatcatcatcttcttcagatTCTGATTCAGAGGTTGATGAGGCAAGTGAAGAAAATGGCAATGGGATTTCTTATATAATGGATGGACGGATTACTGAGCTAGAAGATGAGCTTCAGGAAGCAAGGCAACAAATTGAGGCACTTGAGGTAAAGAACATGCACTGCCAATGTGAAAAACTTGAAGAGAGTCTCAAACAAGTTAGCAATGAAAAGGAAGACTTGGTAGCTGCAATTCTGGCAAGCAAGAATGAGATCGAGGATCTAAAACGAGACATGGCCTCGACTGCAAAACATTTTGAAGCCCAATTAGTGCACCGTGGCCATGAGATTGAGAAGTGCAAGCAGGAGGTTGAGCAAGTTTCTGAAAAGTATTTCCATGAGAAATCCGCTCTTGAATCTGAAATTGAAAGGCTCCAGGAAGTTGTTAAGAATTTTGAACGGAACCTAACAGAAGTTACAGGAGAGAAATTGCAGCTTGAGGCCCAGGTAAAGGAGCTTGAACAAGTTTCTAATAACTTAGATGATTCTTCTGCAGAGATTATAAAGCTACAAGAAATAATCAAGGATCTGCAAGCAAGATTGGAAAATGATTCAAATGATAAGGGTGTACTTGATGAACGTGCTATGGAGTTGGAGCAAGTTCGTAGGCAGTTGGAGGATTCAAGGGCTGAGGCTAGGGAGCTACAAACTACAATTAAGAACCTGAAAGACGACCTAGAAAAAGCTCTTCAAGAGAAAGCAGAACTTCAGAATCGTATGAAGGATGTGGAACAGGCAACCAGTGACCTAAATTCCTTGGTTGCTTCCCTTGAGGGCAAGTTGACAGCCACAGAGGCACAGCTTGAACAACTTCACGTGGAGAAAGCAGAAGCATCCCTTGAGAGTGAGAAACATTTATCTGACTTGATTCAAGCCATCGCCCATCTTAAGACGGAGATCGAGCAGCTGTCTTCAGAGAAGGCTGCAGTCGAAAACAAGGTGTCCGTTCTGCTGATTGATGTCACTACTCGTGATGAAAAGCTGAAGGAAATGGACAACCACTTGCAtcagctgcacctggagcatgtCAAGCTGATCGAAGAGGCAGATATTGCACGGAAAGACGCGTCAGGCCTGCGTTCACGCGTGTGTGAGCTCGAGGACGAGATTGAGAAGCAGAAGCTTATTATATCGGACAGCGCAGAGGGGAAGCGTGAGGCGATCAGGCAGCTGTGCTTCTCGCTTGATCACTATCGCCATGGGTACCAGCAGCTTCGGCAGCTCCTGCAGGACTACAAGAGGCCCGTGGTGATGGCAACATGA